Within Candidatus Woesearchaeota archaeon, the genomic segment AGGTGCTAAACGTGTTTCTGCTGATGCGGTTGATGCATTTACGGATATTCTTGAAGAGATCACAGAGGAGATCGCTCAAAAAGCTGCTCGCATTGCTAAACATTCAGGCAGGAAAACCGTGCAGGAAGGAGATATTAAACTTGCTGCGAAGTAAATTT encodes:
- a CDS encoding histone family protein; the encoded protein is MATRKTSTIPKAPVARILMNAGAKRVSADAVDAFTDILEEITEEIAQKAARIAKHSGRKTVQEGDIKLAAK